From one Acetomicrobium sp. S15 = DSM 107314 genomic stretch:
- a CDS encoding cation transporter, whose translation MAKFTLSVPDMSCQHCVNRITKALAGLGLSKHSVSLEDKVVEVEAPDIKVVMDALEEIGYPASIVQDSL comes from the coding sequence GTGGCGAAGTTCACGTTGAGTGTGCCCGATATGTCATGTCAGCATTGTGTAAATCGCATTACCAAGGCATTGGCAGGGTTGGGCCTCTCAAAACACAGCGTGAGCCTGGAGGATAAAGTGGTAGAGGTGGAGGCTCCCGACATAAAAGTCGTCATGGATGCTTTGGAGGAGATAGGCTATCCGGCCTCGATAGTGCAGGACAGTTTGTAG
- the pssA gene encoding CDP-diacylglycerol--serine O-phosphatidyltransferase, whose product MSRKRKKRRKYITFKQILPNMITSGNILTGVLSLVLAWHGHILPAAWLVPVAGIFDFMDGKVARTLGGSSSFGVELDSLADVVSFGVVPAMIFYSAYMKGFWGVVGALVIAFYVLCGALRLARFNVTSFCSAFQGLPIPAAGTFLAAFVVAGYALPPLAAAAIVFCTGGLMISNLRYSNFKMLHARNLSKTKTSALAILLVILFVIFRNAMPLAAVSLYVASGIIGFDWGRWLATDDDEATEEI is encoded by the coding sequence ATGAGCAGAAAGCGCAAGAAACGACGCAAGTACATAACTTTTAAGCAAATTTTGCCCAACATGATCACGAGTGGCAATATATTGACGGGCGTCCTTTCTTTGGTGTTGGCCTGGCATGGTCATATCTTGCCCGCCGCTTGGCTCGTTCCGGTGGCGGGTATTTTTGACTTCATGGATGGCAAAGTCGCCCGCACCTTAGGAGGGAGCAGCTCTTTCGGGGTTGAGCTGGACAGCCTGGCTGACGTGGTGAGTTTCGGCGTCGTCCCTGCCATGATATTTTATTCCGCATATATGAAGGGGTTTTGGGGGGTCGTAGGGGCGCTCGTCATCGCCTTTTACGTCTTGTGCGGCGCTTTGCGTTTGGCTCGCTTTAATGTCACGTCTTTTTGCTCGGCCTTTCAAGGGCTTCCTATACCTGCAGCTGGGACCTTCCTTGCAGCTTTTGTAGTGGCTGGTTATGCTCTTCCTCCTTTAGCAGCAGCGGCGATTGTCTTTTGCACGGGAGGCTTGATGATATCGAACCTCCGCTACAGCAACTTCAAGATGCTTCACGCGAGGAACTTGAGCAAAACAAAGACATCGGCCTTGGCGATCCTGCTCGTAATCCTCTTTGTGATCTTTCGCAACGCCATGCCGCTCGCTGCCGTCTCGCTTTACGTGGCAAGCGGCATCATCGGTTTCGATTGGGGTAGATGGCTTGCCACCGATGATGACGAGGCTACCGAGGAGATATAG
- a CDS encoding phosphatidylserine decarboxylase, which translates to MRIASEGRKGIGILALLAMASWFVSLPICVAIAVFALLVAWFYRDPDRNPPSDPALWVSPADGKVVEVEREFCQGLGEATKVGIFMSIFDVHVNRAPFSGRVISTRYVPGKKWFAFAPKVSEENERLYLLIDTPSGVAQLVQIAGILARRIACRVKEGDRLERGEPFGMIKLGSKVDVYLPEGVRPLVGVGAKVMAGETPIGVMDNEQKAQETTQVHNF; encoded by the coding sequence ATGCGAATAGCATCTGAAGGGCGCAAAGGCATAGGCATTTTGGCGCTCCTCGCTATGGCGAGTTGGTTTGTGAGCCTGCCAATATGTGTGGCAATTGCCGTTTTCGCGCTCTTAGTGGCATGGTTTTACCGCGACCCGGATCGCAACCCGCCGTCCGATCCCGCCCTATGGGTAAGTCCCGCAGATGGGAAGGTCGTCGAGGTGGAAAGAGAGTTCTGTCAAGGTTTGGGGGAAGCGACGAAGGTGGGAATATTTATGTCGATCTTCGACGTCCACGTAAACAGGGCCCCCTTCTCCGGGCGAGTGATCTCGACGAGATATGTGCCGGGCAAAAAGTGGTTTGCTTTTGCTCCTAAGGTTTCGGAGGAGAACGAGCGCCTCTACCTTTTGATCGATACCCCCTCGGGAGTAGCGCAGTTGGTCCAGATCGCCGGCATTTTGGCGAGGCGGATAGCTTGCAGGGTGAAAGAGGGAGACAGATTGGAGCGGGGTGAGCCTTTTGGTATGATAAAATTGGGTTCTAAGGTAGATGTGTATTTGCCTGAAGGTGTGAGGCCATTGGTCGGAGTTGGAGCAAAAGTTATGGCGGGGGAAACGCCGATTGGGGTGATGGATAATGAGCAGAAAGCGCAAGAAACGACGCAAGTACATAACTTTTAA
- the gyrA gene encoding DNA gyrase subunit A → MAEESGGLGKVLPLTLEEEIKQSYLDYAMSVIVGRAIPDARDGLKPVQRRILYSMLELGLRSNQPYKKSARIVGETMGKYHPHGDAAIYDALARMAQDFSMRYPLIDGQGNFGSIDGDPPAAMRYSEARLSSLGEEMLADIDEDTVDWGPNFDESLREPLVLPALLPNLLLNGSSGIAVGMATNIPPHNLGEVIDALCLFVEKDGNVELDEILSVLPGPDFPTGGIIMGREGIVDAYKTGRGKIIVRGKAHEEESGRGRKAVVITEIPYMVNKASLVETIAREAKEGRINGVTDIRDESDRRGLRIVIELQRDVDPDLTLRQLYTHTQLQTTFGVINLALVDAKPVVLPLLELLRVFVEHRRSVVRRRTAFRLKKAEERAHLVEGLVRALDMIDRVIALIRSSKDTRSAEAGLVQEFEFTQAQAKAILDMRLQRLTNLERHKLEEELASLLQDISRYNAILTSPKLLDSVVRDELVGLKNRYSDSRRTEISDSLEILAEEELIPESEIVVVLSRDGYLRRMPLGDYRSQGRGGKGVKGVNLSSEDEIARLIVTTTHRNVYFFTSEGRVFAIRGYVIPEVKSGKGKNVSRFLSLGENEEIVTLGDSCTERAKFVFFATKLGKAKRLPVSELEDLTSVGRRVMGFEDGDAIARVRFTSGEDELVLVTASGQALRIDEREIPPQGRAARGVRAMRLAEGDIVVGCDVVRTGRRMFLISELGVGKLVEYDEFSRHHRGGMGVRAMRLTSRTGSLVGSWGVGMQDEVFVVTGKGRIIRLPINGMPVMSRSATGYILVRLDEGDVVADVSVIHENVAEGD, encoded by the coding sequence ATGGCAGAAGAAAGTGGAGGACTTGGGAAGGTCCTTCCTTTGACTTTGGAAGAAGAGATAAAACAGAGCTATCTCGACTATGCTATGAGCGTCATAGTAGGGCGCGCAATACCGGACGCCCGCGACGGCCTCAAGCCGGTTCAGAGGAGAATACTCTACAGCATGCTCGAGCTGGGGCTGCGCTCCAACCAGCCGTATAAGAAATCGGCGCGCATAGTTGGAGAGACGATGGGCAAATACCACCCTCACGGCGATGCGGCCATATACGATGCGCTGGCCCGTATGGCTCAAGATTTCTCCATGCGCTATCCTCTGATCGATGGACAGGGGAACTTCGGCTCCATAGACGGCGACCCGCCGGCTGCCATGCGCTACTCGGAGGCCAGGCTCTCTTCTCTCGGGGAAGAGATGCTGGCTGATATAGACGAAGACACCGTAGATTGGGGCCCCAACTTTGACGAATCGCTCCGCGAGCCTCTCGTGCTGCCGGCGCTTCTGCCCAATCTGCTGTTGAACGGCTCTTCTGGCATAGCCGTCGGTATGGCCACGAATATCCCGCCTCATAACCTCGGCGAAGTGATCGATGCCCTGTGCCTTTTTGTCGAGAAGGACGGTAATGTGGAGCTCGACGAGATCTTAAGCGTCCTGCCGGGGCCGGACTTCCCCACGGGCGGCATTATCATGGGGAGGGAAGGCATCGTAGATGCCTACAAGACCGGAAGGGGAAAGATCATCGTCAGGGGCAAGGCGCACGAGGAAGAATCGGGACGAGGCAGAAAGGCCGTCGTCATCACCGAGATCCCGTACATGGTCAACAAAGCTAGCCTCGTGGAGACGATTGCCCGAGAGGCGAAAGAAGGGCGCATCAACGGCGTGACCGACATAAGGGACGAGTCGGACCGCAGGGGGCTCAGGATCGTCATTGAGCTGCAGCGCGATGTCGATCCTGATTTGACACTTCGCCAGCTTTATACCCATACTCAGCTTCAGACCACCTTTGGCGTCATAAATCTGGCCCTCGTGGACGCAAAACCGGTTGTGCTCCCGCTTCTCGAGCTACTCCGAGTGTTTGTGGAACACCGCAGGTCTGTGGTAAGAAGGCGCACCGCCTTTCGTCTCAAGAAAGCTGAAGAGAGAGCTCATCTGGTCGAAGGGCTGGTTCGTGCGCTGGATATGATTGATCGGGTCATCGCGCTGATTCGGTCATCGAAGGATACCAGAAGTGCCGAAGCCGGCCTGGTCCAGGAGTTCGAGTTCACCCAGGCGCAGGCTAAGGCTATACTGGACATGCGCCTCCAGCGCCTCACCAATTTGGAGAGGCATAAATTGGAGGAAGAGCTGGCAAGTCTTCTCCAGGATATAAGCCGATATAACGCAATATTAACTTCACCTAAACTGCTTGATAGTGTAGTTAGAGATGAACTTGTTGGATTAAAGAATCGCTATTCCGATAGTCGTCGCACGGAAATTTCGGACTCATTAGAAATCCTTGCCGAGGAAGAGCTGATCCCCGAGTCTGAAATCGTAGTGGTCCTTTCACGTGACGGTTACTTGCGCAGGATGCCCCTTGGCGATTATCGTTCGCAGGGGAGGGGGGGGAAAGGCGTAAAGGGCGTAAACCTCTCGAGCGAAGACGAGATAGCGAGGCTCATCGTCACAACCACACACCGCAACGTATATTTCTTTACGAGCGAAGGGCGAGTCTTTGCGATCCGCGGATATGTTATCCCAGAAGTAAAGAGTGGCAAGGGGAAAAACGTGAGCCGTTTCCTATCTCTGGGGGAGAACGAAGAGATCGTTACCCTCGGCGACAGTTGTACAGAGAGGGCTAAATTTGTATTCTTCGCCACTAAGCTCGGAAAAGCGAAAAGGCTTCCTGTCTCCGAGCTCGAAGACCTTACCAGCGTAGGTCGTAGGGTAATGGGATTTGAAGATGGCGATGCTATCGCTCGCGTCCGTTTTACCTCTGGCGAGGACGAGTTGGTCTTGGTGACGGCCTCGGGACAAGCGCTCAGAATCGACGAGAGAGAAATCCCTCCCCAGGGCAGGGCAGCGCGCGGAGTTAGGGCTATGCGCCTCGCCGAAGGAGATATAGTCGTCGGGTGCGACGTCGTAAGGACCGGCAGAAGGATGTTTTTAATATCCGAGCTGGGCGTGGGCAAGCTGGTGGAATATGACGAATTTTCCCGTCATCATCGCGGCGGAATGGGCGTCCGCGCCATGAGGCTCACAAGCCGCACTGGCTCGCTGGTTGGGTCGTGGGGAGTTGGAATGCAAGACGAGGTCTTTGTGGTCACCGGCAAGGGGCGCATCATCAGGCTACCCATCAACGGCATGCCGGTGATGAGCCGGTCTGCTACAGGTTATATTTTAGTCCGCTTAGACGAGGGAGACGTCGTAGCCGATGTGTCAGTCATCCATGAGAATGTCGCCGAAGGGGATTGA